ACCATGGCGCCATGCCGTGTTCCGCCAGGAAGTCATGAATCGGGCCAAACAGCGAAATCACCGCGTCATTCGGATTGAACGTCACCTCGACCAGCACCCACTCGATCTTCCCGGCGGCGAGCAAGTTCCGGGCGCCCTTCATCACCTGGAGATCGTGCCCTTCCGTGTCGGTCTTGAGAATGTCGATGCGGGCGATGTCATGCTGCGCGCAGTAGTCGTCCAGGGTGACCGCGTCCACGGACTCGACGCGGGCGCCTCCGGCCGCTGTGGCCGGCACGACATGGCTGTTCAGTGATGACGACTCAGCCTGGACCCACGCCACGCCGGCTTCGCTCGAGACAACCAGACGATTCAGGCGCACGCGCGGGTCTGCACCGTGAGCCTGCCGCAGCACATCGAACGTGCCTTGCACGGGTTCAAAGGCATGCACCGCGGCCCCCGGAAACGCCCTGAGGATGGCGCGCGCGGTTTGCCCCTCGTTGGCGCCGACGTCGATGACCGTGCGCACCGTCACGGCCGGGGTCAGGCGCGCGAGATCCCATAGCCATTCGATGCCACGGGGCATGAATTGGCGTTTGCTGTAATAGATTCCGAATCTGCCCAGTATGGTCTGCAGCATGCGGCGGCGTCGATTGCCGACAAACGAAGGGCCGGGCACGCGGCCCGGCCCTTCTCCTAGTCAGTCCGCCTTTGCGCAATGCGCTTCGGCGGGATAAACCATCCTCACGTTACTAGGCGCAGCCGCTGGTCGTGCCGCAATTGCCGCACTTGTAGCAGGCGCCGCTTCGCACCATGATCGACCCGCACGTCGTGCACGGCGGCGCGTCTTCCTGGTTCTGCATGGCCGCGAACTGGTTGGTCTGCGGCACGATCACGCCGGTCGTGCTCACCGTCGCGGTCGGCGAGGCGCTGACCTTCGGCGCCGGCACGCCCGCCGGCACCGGGGCCGCGTAGCCTTCCGCCGCTTCGTCGCGGTTATTGACGCCGGCGCGGAACTGCGCCTCGGGCGAGAGGAACTTCGACGCCATCCAGCGGAAGATGTAGTCGACGATCGACTTGGCGAAGCGGACGTCGGCGTTCTTGGTCATGCCCGACGGCTCGAACCGCACGTGGCTGAACTTGTCCACCAGCGCCTGCAGCGGCACGCCGTATTGCAGCGCGTAGCTGATGGCCTGGGCGAACGCGTCGGCGAAGCCCGAGATGGTCGAGCCTTCCTTGGCCATGACCAGGAAGATTTCGCCCGGCATGCCGTCTTCGAACAGGCCCACCGTGATGTAGCCCTCGTGACCGGCGATGTCGAACTTGTGCGTGAGGGCCTGGCGTTCGTCCGGCAGCTTGCGCCGGGCCGGCGCCCGCTGGGCCAGCGCCGCCGCCACCGCGGTGTTGACGGCGTCGGTGGTGGCCTTGCTCACGATCTGGCCCTTCGCGTCGATCGCCGCCTTCGAGGTGTTGAGCGGCTGCGTGCGCTTCGAACCATCGCGATAGATCGAGACGGCCTTGGCGCCGAGGCGCCACGACTCGAGGTAGGCCTGTTCGATGTCTTCGACCGAGGCGTCCTTGGGGACGTTCACGGTCTTGCTGATGGCGCCCGAGATGAACGGCTGGGTGGCGCCCATCATCTTGATGTGGCCCATGTAGTGGATGGACCGCTCGCCCTTCGACGCCTTGAAGGCGCAGTCGAACACCGGCAGGTCGCGCTCCATCAGGTGCGGCGCGCCTTCGATGGTCTCCTGCTCGTCGATGTGCCTGATGATGTCGCCGATCTGCGCGGCCGTGTAGCCGAGCTTCTTGAGCGCCGGCGGCACGGTCTGGTTGACGATCTTCATCATGCCGCCGCCGACCAGCTTCTTGTACTTGACGAGCGCGATGTCGGGTTCGACGCCGGTGGTGTCGCAATCCATCATGAAGCCGATGGTGCCGGTGGGCGCCAGCACGGTGGCCTGGGCATTGCGGTAGCCGAAGTCTTCGCCGAGCTCGACCGCCTCGTCCCATGCCTGCTTGGCGCCGTTGTAGAGATCGTCCGGCACGTGCTTGACGGTGATGTCCTTGATCGCGTCGCGATGCTTGCGCATGACGCGCAGGAACGGCTCGCGATTGATGTCGTAGCCGTCGAACGGGCCGCCGTGGTCGCGGGCGATGCGCGCCGACTGGGCGTAGGCCTCGCCGGTCATCACCG
This sequence is a window from Vicinamibacterales bacterium. Protein-coding genes within it:
- a CDS encoding vitamin B12-dependent ribonucleotide reductase, which translates into the protein DEFMGAVLDDGLWQTKAVTTGEVMDTYRARDVMRLIAEGTWVCGDPGMQFDTTVNEWHTSPNTARINASNPCSEYMFLDDSACNLSSLNLMTFVKDDGEFDVESYRAACRTMITAQEILVDNSSYPTPAIAKNSHAFRPLGLGYANLGALLMSRGLPYDSDAGRDFAGAITAVMTGEAYAQSARIARDHGGPFDGYDINREPFLRVMRKHRDAIKDITVKHVPDDLYNGAKQAWDEAVELGEDFGYRNAQATVLAPTGTIGFMMDCDTTGVEPDIALVKYKKLVGGGMMKIVNQTVPPALKKLGYTAAQIGDIIRHIDEQETIEGAPHLMERDLPVFDCAFKASKGERSIHYMGHIKMMGATQPFISGAISKTVNVPKDASVEDIEQAYLESWRLGAKAVSIYRDGSKRTQPLNTSKAAIDAKGQIVSKATTDAVNTAVAAALAQRAPARRKLPDERQALTHKFDIAGHEGYITVGLFEDGMPGEIFLVMAKEGSTISGFADAFAQAISYALQYGVPLQALVDKFSHVRFEPSGMTKNADVRFAKSIVDYIFRWMASKFLSPEAQFRAGVNNRDEAAEGYAAPVPAGVPAPKVSASPTATVSTTGVIVPQTNQFAAMQNQEDAPPCTTCGSIMVRSGACYKCGNCGTTSGCA
- a CDS encoding FkbM family methyltransferase; this translates as MPGPSFVGNRRRRMLQTILGRFGIYYSKRQFMPRGIEWLWDLARLTPAVTVRTVIDVGANEGQTARAILRAFPGAAVHAFEPVQGTFDVLRQAHGADPRVRLNRLVVSSEAGVAWVQAESSSLNSHVVPATAAGGARVESVDAVTLDDYCAQHDIARIDILKTDTEGHDLQVMKGARNLLAAGKIEWVLVEVTFNPNDAVISLFGPIHDFLAEHGMAPWCFYDHCHTEADRNLLFCNVLFVRRAAVATIAQGPQDVPL